In one Sander lucioperca isolate FBNREF2018 chromosome 7, SLUC_FBN_1.2, whole genome shotgun sequence genomic region, the following are encoded:
- the LOC116038346 gene encoding NLR family CARD domain-containing protein 3-like, whose product MLLDENIVTFVKNELKRVQRVLNPHYPECLEIQKEGEEVLDSDDREQRRSSREAFLKIALHFLRRMKQEELADCLQSRTHATVCQHELKSNLKEKFQCVFEEIAKAGNPTLVNQIYTEIDSPEGGTAEDKDEHEFKQIETASRKEDGQETAIRQEDIFKPSPGRDEPIRTVITKGVAGIGKTVLTQKFTLDWAEGKANQDIQFTFPFTFRDLNVLKEKKYSLVELVHLFFTETKEAGICRFEEFQVVFIFDGLDECRLPLDFHNNEILTDVTKPASVDVLLTNLITGKLLPSARLWITTRPAVANRIPPECVDMVTEVRGFTDPQEEEFFRKRCGNEEQASRIISHIKTSQSLYIMCHIPVFCSIAATVLEDELKTRQGGELPKTLTEMYICFLVVQSKLKNIKYDGGAETDPHWSPESKKMILSLGKLAFEQLQKGNLIFYESDLTECGIDIREASVYSEVFTQIFKEERGVYQDKVFCFVHLSVQEFLAALHVHLTFINSGVNLLSEEQTTTWLRFQLINTPKPTHLYQSAVDKALQSPNGHLDLFLRFLLGLSRESNQTLLQGLLTQTGSSSHIRQETAVYIKKKISENLSAEKSINLFHCLDELNDNSLVEDIQQYLSSGSLSTDKLSPAQWSALVFVLLSSEKDLEVFDLKKYSASEEALLRLLPVVKASKKALLSGCNLSERSCEALSSVLRSKSSRLRQLDLSNNNLQDSGVKLVSAGLKSPYCRLRTLSLSGCMITQEGCVSLASALSSNPSHLRELDLSYNHPEDLGEKLLCAGMKDEHWRLDTLRVDHGGLLRLKPGVRKYVCKLEVDTNTVHRNLQLSDNNRKVTYVREDQSYPDHPDRFVFPPQLLCRNGLTGRCYWEVKWEGRVYIAVTYRGITRRGNSKNCLPGWNEQSWSLKCADDDSFSVCHNNRRKRLSSSVSDRVGVYVDCPAGTLSFYRVSADSLIHLHTFNTTFTKPLYPAFVVSSGSSVSLCSLQV is encoded by the exons atg CTGTTGGATGAGAACATCGTCACTTTTGTGAAGAATGAGCTGAAGAGAGTCCAGAGGGTTCTGAATCCACATTACCCAGAATGCTTAGAGATTCAAAAGGAGGGTGAGGAGGTGTTGGACAGTGACGATAGAGAGCAGAgaaggagcagcagagaggcatttctTAAGATCgcactgcacttcctgaggagaatgaaaCAGGAGGAGCTGGCTGACTGTCTGCAGAGCA GGACTCATGCTACAGTGTGCCAACATGAACTCAAGTCTAATTTAAAGgagaagttccagtgtgtgttcgaagaaattgccaaagcaggaaacccaacccttGTGAATCAGATCTACACAGAGATCGACAGCCCagagggagggactgcagaggaCAAGGATGAACACGAGTTCaaacagattgaaacagcatccaggaaaGAAGACGGACAAGAAACAGCAATCAGACAAGAAGACATATTTAAACCCtcacctggaagagatgaaccaatcagaacagtgataaCAAAGGGTGTGGCTGGCattgggaaaacagtcttaacacagaagttcactctagactgggctgaaggcaaagccaaccaggacatccagttcacatttccattcactttcagagatctgaatgtgctgaaagagaaaaagtacagcttggtggaacttgttcatCTCTTCTTTactgaaaccaaagaagcaggaatctgcaggtttgaagagttccaggttgtgttcatctttgacggtctggatgagtgtaggcttcctctggacttccacaacaatgagatcctgactgatgttacaaagCCCGCCTCAGtggatgtgctgctgacaaacctcatcactgggaaactgcttccctctgctcgcctctggataaccacaagACCTGCAGTAGCCAATCGgatccctcctgagtgtgttgacatggtgacagaggtgagagggttcactgacccacagGAGGAAGAGTTCTTCAGGAAGAGATGCGGAAATGAGGAAcaggccagcagaatcatctcccataTCAAAACATCACAAAGCCTctacatcatgtgccacatcccagtcttctgctccatcgctgctacagttctggaggatGAGTTGAAAACCAGACAGGGGGGAGAGCTGCcgaagaccctgactgagatgtacatctgcttcctggtggttcagtccaaactgaAGAACATAAAGTACgatggaggagctgagacaGATCCACACTGGAGTCCAGAGAGCAAGAAGATGATTTTGTCcctgggaaaactggcttttgaacagctgcagaaaggcaacctgataTTCTATGAATCCGACTTaacagagtgtggcatcgatatcagagaggcctcagtgtactcagaagtgttcacacagatctttaaagaggagagaggagtgtaccaggacaaggtgttctgcttcgtccatctgagtgttcaggagtttctggctgctcttcatgtccatctgacattcatcaACTCTGGTGTTAATCTGCTGTCAGAAGAACAAACAACCACCTGGTTGCGGTTTCAACTTATAAACACACCCAAACCAACACATCtctaccagagtgctgtggacaaggccttacagagtccaaatggacacctggacttgttccttcgcttcctcctgggtctttcacgAGAGTCCAATCAGACTCTCCTTCAAGGCCTGCTGACACAAACAGGAAGTAGCTCACACATCCGTCAGGAAACAGCTGtgtacatcaagaagaagatcagtGAGAATTTGTCTGCTGAgaaaagcatcaatctgttccactgtctggaTGAACTGAATGATAATTCTCTTGTGGAGGACATCCAGCAGTACCTgagttcaggaagtctctccacagataaactgtctcctgctcagtggtcagctctggtcttcgtCTTACTATCATCAGAAAAAGATCTGGaggtgtttgacctgaagaagtactctgcttcagaggaggctcttctaaggctgctgccagtggtcaaagcatCCAAAAAAGCTCT actgagtggctgtaacctctCAGAGAGAAgttgtgaagctctgtcctcagttctcaggtCCAAGTCCTCTCGTCTGAGacagctggacctgagtaacaacaacctgcaggattcaggagtgaagctggtgTCTGCTGGACTAAAGAGTCCATACTGCAGACTGAGAACTCTCAG TCTATCAGGCTGTATGATCACACAGGAAGGCTGTGtttctctggcctcagctctaagctccaacccctcccatctgagagagctggacctgagctacaatcatccagaaGACTTGGGAGAGAAACTGCTGTGTGCTGGAATGAAGGATGAACATTGGAGgctggacactctcag GGTGGACCATGGTGGACTGCTGAGACTGAAACCTGGTGTGAGGAAAT ATGTCTGTAAACTGgaagtggacacaaacacagtacacAGAAACCTccaactgtctgacaacaacaggaaggtgacatatGTGAGAGAGGATCAGTcgtatcctgatcatccagacagATTTGTCTTCCCTCcccagctgctgtgtagaaatggtctgactggtcgctgttactgggaggtcaaATGGGAAGGAAGAGTTTATATAGCAGTGACTTACAGAGGAATCACAAGGAGAGGAAACAGTAAAAACTGTTTGCCTGGATGGAATGagcagtcctggagtctgaagTGCGCTGATGATGACAGTTTCTCTGTCTGCCACAATAACAGAAGAAAAcgcctctcctcctctgtctctgacaGAGTCggagtgtatgtggactgtcctgctggcactctgtccttctacagagtTTCcgctgactcactgatccacctccacaccttcaacaccacattcactaaGCCTCTTTATCCTGCGTTTGTGGTCTCctctggttcctcagtgtctctgtgttctctgCAGGTTTGA
- the tbxas1 gene encoding thromboxane-A synthase, whose product MEAVVDFLNVFHIKASGLSVTLSLFLIFLGLLYWYSIYPFSVLSRCGIKHPKPIPFLGNLLMFRQGFFNPLSDLIKTHGRVCGYYLGRRPVVVIADPDMLRQVMVRDFSSFPNRMTIRFATKPMTDCLLMLRNERWKRVRSILTPSFSSAKMKEMVPLINTATNALMSNLNVSAESGQAFDIHRCFGCFTMDVIASVAFGTQVDSQNNPDDPFVRHAQMFFSFSFFRPIMLFFLAFPFVMAPLARLIPNKRRDQMNQFFIHSIQRIIKQREEQPPEQRRRDFLQLMLDARTSKECVSLEDFDTAKHAGELDPRNQQTQASASDPDDRLHPEEPPSRRPQKKMMTEDEVVGQAFVFLLAGYETSSNTLAFTCYLLAIHPECQCKVQEEVDDFFTRHESPDYTNVQELKYLDMVISETLRLYPPGFRFARDIDQDCVLNGQLLPKGATLEIPAGFLHHDPEHWPEPESFIPERFTPEAKGNRHPFVYLPFGAGPRNCVGMRLAQLEIKMALVRLFRRFSIVACSETKVPLELKSSSTLGPKNGIFVKIRRRDMGKVQENSPPDD is encoded by the exons ATGGAGGCTGTAGTTGACTTCCTAAATGTATTCCATATCAAGGCCAGTGGACTGTCAGTGACACTCAGCCTCTTCCTCATCTTTCTGGGTCTTCTTTACTG GTATTCAATTTACCCCTTTTCGGTCCTTTCTCGCTGTGGCATCAAACATCCAAAGCCAATACCTTTTTTGGGCAACTTATTGATGTTTCGCCAG ggTTTTTTCAACCCTCTCAGTGATCTCATAAAGACACATGGCAGAGTTTGTGG GTATTATTTGGGCCGGAGACCGGTGGTGGTGATAGCGGACCCTGACATGCTCAGACAAGTGATGGTCAGGGACTTCAGCAGCTTCCCAAACAGAATG ACTATTCGCTTTGCCACCAAGCCCATGACTGACTGTCTGCTCATGCTGAGGAACGAACGCTGGAAGCGGGTGCGGAGCATCCTGACCCCATCATTCAGTTCTGCCAAGATGAAAGAG ATGGTTCCTCTCATCAACACAGCCACCAATGCCCTGATGAGCAACTTGAATGTCTCCGCTGAGTCAGGACAGGCCTTTGACATCCACAG gtgttttggctGCTTCACCATGGATGTTATTGCCAGTGTAGCATTTGGCACTCAGGTGGACTCTCAGAACAACCCAGACGACCCATTTGTCCGCCATGCGCAGATGttcttctccttttctttcttcaggCCCATCATGCTGTTTTTCC TTGCTTTTCCATTCGTCATGGCTCCTCTGGCGAGACTTATCCCCAACAAAAGACGAGACCAGATGAATCAGTTCTTCATCCACAGCATTCAGAGGATCATCaagcagagagaggagcagcCTCCTGAGCAG AGGCGTCGCGACTTCCTTCAGCTGATGTTGGATGCAAGAACCAGCAAGGAGTGCGTGTCTTTGGAAGACTTTGACACGGCGAAGCATGCCGGTGAGCTGGATCCCAGGAACCAGCAGACACAAGCGTCTGCCTCTGATCCGGACGACCGTCTTCACCCAGAGGAGCCCCCCAGCAGGCGTCCGCAGAAAAAGATGATGACTGAGGATGAGGTCGTGGGTCAGGCTTTCGTCTTTCTCCTGGCAGGTTACGAAACCAGCAGCAACACGTTGGCCTTCACCTGCTACCTCCTGGCCATCCACCCCGAATGTCAGTGCAAAGTACAGGAAGAGGTGGACGATTTCTTCACCAGACAC GAGTCGCCAGATTACACAAATGTCCAGGAGCTGAAGTATTTAGACATGGTTATAAGTGAAACATTGCGCCTCTACCCCCCTGGATTCAG GTTTGCGAGAGACATCGACCAGGACTGTGTGTTGAACGGCCAGCTCCTCCCTAAAGGAGCGACGCTGGAGATCCCAGCGGGCTTCCTCCACCACGACCCTGAGCATTGGCCAGAGCCCGAGAGCTTCATCCCTGAGCG ATTCACACCAGAGGCCAAGGGCAATCGACATCCATTTGTATACCTGCCATTCGGGGCCGGTCCCCGTAATTGTGTGGGAATGAGGCTCGCCCAACTGGAAATCAAAATGGCTCTAGTGCGTCTGTTCCGCAGGTTCAGCATTGTGGCCTGCTCCGAGACCAAG